One region of Roseimicrobium gellanilyticum genomic DNA includes:
- the tpiA gene encoding triose-phosphate isomerase codes for MLPVFRKPIVAANWKMNNPPSETEKFLRSFLRVLPEKTGVQVVIVPPYLSLPKAQELIQGGRSETVELGAQNMSQHAGGAYTGEISAVMLKECGVRHVIVGHSERRAMYGETNAIVNAKLLAALEARIHPILCVGETLEERDAGKIEQVLESQTRESLANVGSRRLLDVVIAYEPVWAIGTGRTASPEQAQEAHAFIRKVLGEMFDEDTARKIRIQYGGSVKPSNMAELISQPDVDGALVGGASLESGSFYEIVKACSNHVTEPRGA; via the coding sequence ATGCTCCCTGTATTCCGCAAACCGATTGTCGCCGCCAACTGGAAGATGAACAATCCTCCGTCCGAGACGGAGAAGTTTCTGCGTTCCTTTCTCCGCGTCCTTCCTGAGAAGACGGGCGTGCAGGTGGTGATTGTGCCTCCCTATCTCTCCCTGCCGAAGGCACAGGAGCTCATCCAGGGTGGCCGCTCGGAGACCGTGGAGCTCGGTGCGCAAAACATGAGCCAGCACGCCGGTGGCGCCTACACGGGTGAAATCAGCGCGGTGATGCTCAAGGAGTGCGGCGTGCGTCACGTCATCGTCGGTCACAGCGAGCGCCGCGCCATGTATGGCGAGACGAACGCGATTGTGAACGCCAAGCTCCTCGCCGCCCTTGAGGCGCGCATCCACCCCATCCTCTGCGTGGGTGAGACGCTGGAAGAGCGCGATGCCGGCAAGATTGAGCAGGTGCTCGAATCCCAGACCCGCGAGAGCCTCGCCAACGTGGGCTCCCGCCGTCTGCTGGACGTGGTCATCGCCTACGAACCCGTGTGGGCTATCGGCACCGGCCGCACCGCCTCCCCGGAGCAGGCGCAGGAGGCACACGCCTTCATCCGCAAGGTGCTCGGCGAAATGTTCGACGAAGACACCGCCCGCAAAATCCGCATCCAGTACGGTGGCAGCGTGAAGCCCAGCAACATGGCTGAGCTCATCTCCCAGCCCGACGTGGACGGCGCCCTCGTGGGCGGCGCAAGCCTCGAAAGCGGCAGCTTCTACGAAATCGTGAAAGCCTGCAGCAATCACGTGACCGAGCCCCGCGGCGCGTAA
- a CDS encoding methionine synthase, with amino-acid sequence MKDKPLRTSVIGSYPFPGWLEFSSQHLDKFGSEDIKEMQDDAARVAIGDQLDAGLDVITDGEQTRFDFNLSFYGFIEGIALEPASPRRFGPPAHDQRGKHAIVGTLAAPRGLGAVEEFERLQRLAPKGVPLKVSVPGPYTLSGRLAPNEEYKDRFAITQALLPLVRKEIEDLVRAGCKEICVDEPSMSCYGYKEDTRRFVSIFNHTVEPARGKSRICTHLCFGNFKGHPVGWRKYAPLFPAFLDLHADEVHVEMANREYAELDVIKPMAEKYDVAVGVIDVKSYHVETPEQIADAVRASLKFAPADRLVFAPDCGLSQTARWAAKKKLANMVAGVEMVRKEL; translated from the coding sequence ATGAAAGACAAGCCACTCCGCACCTCCGTCATCGGCAGCTATCCCTTCCCCGGCTGGCTGGAGTTTTCCTCACAGCACCTCGACAAGTTCGGCTCAGAGGACATCAAGGAAATGCAGGATGACGCAGCACGCGTGGCCATCGGCGATCAACTCGATGCCGGGCTCGATGTCATCACGGATGGCGAGCAGACACGCTTTGATTTTAATCTCTCGTTCTACGGCTTCATCGAGGGCATCGCGCTCGAACCTGCCAGCCCCCGCCGCTTCGGCCCACCCGCGCATGATCAACGTGGGAAGCATGCCATCGTGGGCACGCTCGCAGCGCCGCGTGGACTCGGCGCGGTAGAGGAGTTTGAGCGCCTGCAGCGCCTCGCGCCCAAGGGCGTGCCTCTCAAGGTTTCCGTTCCCGGGCCATACACGCTCTCAGGACGCCTCGCCCCCAATGAGGAGTACAAGGATCGCTTCGCCATCACCCAGGCATTGCTGCCCCTGGTGAGAAAGGAAATCGAAGACCTCGTGCGAGCCGGTTGCAAGGAGATCTGCGTGGATGAACCCAGCATGAGCTGCTACGGCTACAAGGAGGATACACGCCGCTTTGTCAGCATCTTCAACCACACCGTGGAGCCCGCGCGCGGCAAATCCCGCATCTGCACGCACCTGTGCTTCGGCAACTTCAAGGGTCATCCCGTCGGCTGGCGCAAGTACGCCCCGCTCTTCCCCGCCTTCCTCGACCTGCACGCCGATGAGGTCCACGTGGAGATGGCGAACCGCGAGTACGCCGAGCTGGATGTCATCAAGCCCATGGCGGAAAAATACGACGTGGCCGTGGGCGTGATCGACGTGAAGAGCTACCACGTCGAAACACCCGAGCAGATCGCCGATGCCGTGCGCGCTTCCTTGAAATTCGCACCCGCCGATCGCCTCGTCTTCGCCCCCGACTGCGGCCTCAGCCAGACGGCGAGATGGGCCGCGAAGAAGAAACTCGCGAACATGGTGGCGGGGGTGGAGATGGTAAGGAAGGAGCTGTGA
- a CDS encoding VC0807 family protein — protein sequence MTQASAPHQPPPNPLLEIALTIILPSLVLDKLSTPERLGPLWALVVSLAFPVGFGIWCFIQKKGWNLFSVLGFVTILITGSLGLLKLPAFWFAVKESTIPIIIGLAFPLSHRLGKPLINALIMQPHVINLEAMKAALNTPQRQADYKKALFRASCELGLGMLVSSVLNFFLAMHLLGGKEPATEAFMKGMAKLNWMGMLVIGVPMMVVMLVVFFRLLKQLTRITGLERDDLMNPGTTVRRQVGG from the coding sequence GTGACCCAAGCTTCCGCTCCGCATCAGCCCCCGCCCAACCCGCTCCTTGAGATTGCTCTTACCATCATCCTGCCCTCGCTGGTGCTGGACAAGCTGAGCACGCCGGAGCGGCTCGGTCCCCTATGGGCGCTGGTGGTGAGCCTCGCGTTTCCGGTTGGCTTCGGCATCTGGTGCTTCATCCAGAAGAAGGGGTGGAATCTCTTCTCCGTCCTCGGCTTCGTGACCATCCTCATTACCGGCAGCCTGGGTCTGTTGAAGCTGCCCGCCTTCTGGTTCGCGGTGAAGGAGAGCACCATTCCCATCATCATCGGGCTGGCGTTCCCGTTGAGCCATCGCCTTGGGAAGCCGCTCATCAATGCGCTCATCATGCAGCCGCACGTGATCAATCTGGAAGCCATGAAGGCGGCGCTGAACACACCGCAGCGTCAGGCCGACTACAAGAAGGCTCTCTTCCGCGCCTCGTGTGAATTGGGCTTGGGCATGCTGGTGAGTTCCGTTTTGAATTTCTTCCTGGCGATGCATCTCCTCGGAGGCAAGGAGCCCGCGACCGAGGCCTTCATGAAAGGCATGGCCAAGCTCAACTGGATGGGCATGCTCGTCATCGGCGTGCCCATGATGGTGGTCATGCTGGTCGTGTTCTTCCGCCTGCTGAAGCAGCTAACGCGCATCACCGGATTGGAGCGGGATGATTTGATGAATCCCGGGACGACGGTGAGAAGGCAGGTGGGTGGGTGA
- a CDS encoding MBL fold metallo-hydrolase, which produces MLIKPVLQNGALLADIHNASNGGDRLHLWWLGQSGFLLKCAGEFLLLDPYLSDSLTKKYAKSDKPHVRMTDLCISPEKLDMVGVVTSSHQHTDHFDEETLRPLAKASGGIKLVLPEANLPQARKRLPDSGIEYLGLNDGQSLTVNGWEFTGVAAAHNQVDRDSQGRCHYLGFIIRRNGITIYHSGDTKWHDGLIEPLRHARCDLMLLPINGDKPERRVAGNLNGTEAAALAKACDAGLVVPCHYEMFKFNTDTTEEFVATCTRLGQAHHLMRCGSRLTVGGR; this is translated from the coding sequence ATGCTGATCAAACCCGTGCTGCAGAACGGCGCCCTGCTCGCCGACATCCACAACGCCTCCAATGGGGGCGACCGCCTGCATCTCTGGTGGCTGGGGCAGAGTGGGTTCCTGTTGAAGTGCGCGGGTGAATTCCTCCTGCTGGATCCCTACCTCTCCGACTCGCTCACGAAGAAATACGCGAAGTCGGACAAGCCTCACGTCCGCATGACGGACCTGTGCATCTCCCCGGAGAAGCTGGACATGGTGGGCGTGGTCACCAGCAGCCACCAGCACACGGATCATTTCGATGAAGAAACCCTGCGCCCCTTGGCAAAGGCGAGCGGCGGCATCAAGCTCGTGCTGCCGGAGGCCAACCTGCCGCAGGCTCGCAAGCGGTTGCCGGATTCCGGCATCGAGTATCTCGGGCTGAATGACGGCCAATCTCTCACGGTAAACGGCTGGGAATTCACCGGCGTGGCCGCGGCGCACAACCAGGTGGACCGCGACTCGCAGGGGCGCTGCCACTACCTTGGCTTCATCATCCGGCGCAACGGCATCACCATTTATCATAGCGGCGATACGAAGTGGCATGACGGCCTCATCGAGCCACTGCGCCATGCCCGCTGCGACCTGATGCTCCTGCCCATCAACGGCGACAAGCCTGAGCGCCGCGTGGCAGGCAATCTGAATGGCACCGAAGCCGCCGCCCTCGCCAAGGCCTGCGACGCCGGACTGGTGGTCCCGTGCCACTACGAGATGTTCAAGTTCAACACGGACACCACGGAGGAATTCGTGGCCACCTGCACCCGTCTCGGCCAGGCGCACCACCTCATGCGGTGTGGCAGCCGGCTGACGGTGGGGGGAAGGTAG
- a CDS encoding c-type cytochrome domain-containing protein: MLPRFPLATFLVTLTLAPCLGAKDFDKDVKPILKEHCYECHSEEAKKEKAGFVFDNKTRLKKDIGPNLIIEPGDPASSHFLEVIANPDAKNHMPPNKNLSSKDIATLREWISVGAPLDKDAPKVAAKKELPPIMSWTNAEGRKIRAGFGGIEGENVIFKMPNGQRISYPIANLAPESQAQAREAAAP; this comes from the coding sequence ATGCTCCCCCGGTTCCCCCTTGCCACCTTCCTTGTGACCCTGACCCTCGCGCCCTGCCTGGGGGCCAAGGATTTTGACAAGGACGTGAAGCCCATCCTGAAGGAGCACTGCTACGAGTGCCACAGCGAGGAGGCCAAGAAGGAGAAGGCCGGCTTCGTCTTCGACAACAAGACCCGCCTCAAGAAGGACATCGGCCCGAACCTCATCATCGAGCCCGGCGACCCCGCCTCCAGCCATTTCTTGGAAGTCATCGCAAACCCGGATGCGAAGAACCACATGCCGCCGAACAAGAATCTGAGCAGCAAGGACATTGCCACCCTGCGGGAATGGATCTCCGTCGGCGCGCCGCTGGACAAGGATGCTCCCAAGGTCGCGGCCAAGAAGGAGCTGCCGCCCATCATGTCCTGGACCAATGCCGAAGGCCGGAAGATCCGCGCCGGCTTCGGCGGCATCGAGGGTGAGAATGTCATCTTCAAGATGCCCAACGGTCAGCGCATCAGTTACCCGATTGCCAATCTGGCCCCCGAAAGCCAGGCCCAAGCCCGCGAAGCAGCGGCTCCTTAA
- a CDS encoding sulfatase-like hydrolase/transferase, translated as MITRTLLFLAVLLSLCGTSRLHAADRPNILWLTTEDIGPNLGCYGDTYAVTPNLDAFAKRSQLFLNAWSNAPVCAPARTAIISGMYPPSTGSEHMRSSVPLPEGVKMYPQMLREAGYYCTNNAKEDYNLQKTKTPEDKDAVWDASGKNAHWKNRKDGQPFFAIFNFTNTHESQIRQPGHKLVHDPAKANVPPYHPDTPESHHDWAQYADNITEMDGLFAAKLKEMEDAGLAEDTIVFFYGDHGAGMPRHKRWPYNSGLRVPFIVHFPKKWEHLAPKGYAAGAKSEELISFVDLSPTLLSIIGQPAPDYLQGRAFCGSHAKPAPEFLYGFRGRMDERQDLVRSVTDGRYVYIRQYMPHLPYGQHINYMMQMPTAQVWKKAYDEGRATPEQAMFWKATKPSEELYDLQSDPHEVKNLAGDPAHVATLDKLRAANEKHLKDTRDLGFIPEAERLKVSGDRSPRDAFVSEDVYPFDQVLAMARAASDTSGSGKDAAPFIAGLSHNNAVVRYWAALGLHIRGAAAVGMGHKALRKAFADSSVSVRIAAANALATHDGNGPYAAVAMEVLIAYADARRAGNATAMEALSALGNHVEKLKPYADKIAALPDGAPGTEQRLKEYVPRLKEKLNADLGITAKP; from the coding sequence ATGATCACGCGCACGCTTCTCTTCCTGGCAGTCCTGCTTTCGCTCTGTGGCACCTCACGCCTGCATGCCGCAGACCGGCCGAACATCCTGTGGCTCACCACGGAGGACATCGGGCCAAACCTCGGCTGCTACGGAGACACGTATGCGGTGACGCCGAACCTCGACGCCTTCGCAAAACGATCCCAGCTTTTCCTCAACGCCTGGTCGAATGCACCCGTCTGTGCACCGGCACGCACGGCCATCATCAGTGGCATGTACCCCCCGTCCACCGGCAGCGAGCACATGCGCAGCAGTGTGCCGCTTCCCGAGGGAGTGAAGATGTATCCCCAGATGTTGCGCGAAGCGGGCTACTACTGCACGAACAACGCGAAGGAAGACTACAACCTGCAAAAAACCAAGACTCCCGAAGACAAGGATGCCGTCTGGGATGCCAGCGGGAAGAATGCTCACTGGAAGAATCGCAAGGATGGCCAGCCCTTCTTTGCCATCTTCAACTTCACCAACACGCATGAGAGCCAGATTCGCCAGCCTGGGCACAAGCTGGTGCATGATCCGGCGAAGGCGAATGTGCCGCCTTACCACCCTGATACACCGGAGTCGCACCACGACTGGGCACAATACGCGGACAACATCACGGAAATGGATGGCCTCTTCGCCGCGAAGCTCAAAGAAATGGAAGACGCCGGCCTCGCGGAGGACACCATTGTCTTCTTTTACGGGGACCACGGCGCGGGCATGCCACGCCACAAACGCTGGCCCTACAACAGCGGCTTGCGTGTCCCCTTCATCGTCCATTTCCCGAAGAAGTGGGAACACCTCGCGCCAAAGGGCTATGCTGCCGGCGCGAAGTCAGAGGAACTCATCAGCTTTGTGGATCTCTCCCCCACCCTGCTGAGCATCATCGGACAGCCTGCGCCCGACTATCTGCAAGGTCGCGCCTTTTGTGGCAGTCATGCGAAGCCCGCGCCGGAGTTCCTGTATGGATTCCGCGGGAGAATGGATGAGCGGCAGGACCTGGTGCGCAGCGTGACGGATGGCCGCTACGTATACATTCGCCAGTACATGCCTCACCTGCCCTACGGCCAGCACATCAACTACATGATGCAGATGCCCACCGCCCAAGTGTGGAAGAAAGCCTATGATGAAGGCCGCGCCACGCCAGAGCAGGCCATGTTCTGGAAAGCAACCAAACCATCAGAAGAGCTCTACGATCTGCAGAGTGATCCCCATGAAGTGAAGAACCTCGCTGGTGATCCTGCTCATGTGGCCACGCTCGACAAGCTTCGCGCCGCGAATGAAAAGCACCTGAAGGACACGCGTGACCTCGGGTTCATCCCTGAGGCGGAGCGACTGAAAGTCAGCGGCGATCGCTCACCCAGAGATGCCTTCGTCTCGGAGGACGTGTATCCCTTTGATCAGGTCTTAGCCATGGCGCGTGCCGCCAGTGACACCTCAGGCTCTGGCAAGGATGCAGCACCTTTCATCGCGGGTCTGTCCCACAACAATGCCGTGGTGCGCTACTGGGCGGCGCTCGGGCTCCACATAAGGGGGGCCGCAGCAGTGGGGATGGGACACAAGGCCTTGCGAAAAGCCTTTGCTGACAGCAGCGTCAGTGTTCGCATTGCCGCAGCCAACGCCCTCGCCACTCATGATGGCAACGGTCCCTACGCTGCAGTAGCGATGGAGGTCCTGATTGCCTATGCAGATGCCAGAAGAGCGGGCAACGCCACCGCGATGGAAGCACTCAGCGCGCTGGGAAATCACGTGGAGAAGCTGAAACCCTACGCGGACAAAATCGCCGCCCTCCCTGATGGCGCTCCAGGTACCGAGCAGCGTCTCAAGGAGTATGTACCGCGCCTGAAGGAGAAGCTGAATGCGGACCTCGGGATCACTGCGAAGCCGTGA
- a CDS encoding phosphoglycerate kinase, with protein sequence MPKKTIRDIDISGKRVLVRVDFNVPLEEKDGAMVVTDDTRIKETLPTLNYLIEKGARVILASHLGRPKGKPDPKQSLKPAVAKLSDLLGKPVAFADDCIGNEAKSKALALKDGEVLVLENVRFHAGEEKNDAALAKSLSELAEVYVNDAFGSAHRAHSSTAGVADFLPAVSGLLMEKELAYLHDELENPERPFVVILGGAKVNDKIEVINRLLDKADTIIIGGGMAYTFRKLVQGISIGKSLYKPDWEPIAQAAIDKAKKNGVKLLIPVDALITDAFDFDAKKLGETKYTGVNESIPDGWEGVDIGPESVKLFAEEVSKAKTVVWNGPMGVFEIKTSAKGTFDIAEAVAANSGAKTIIGGGDSVKAVKKAGVANKVTFISTGGGASLELLEGKELPGVAALQDK encoded by the coding sequence ATGCCCAAGAAGACCATCCGCGACATCGACATTTCTGGCAAGCGCGTCCTCGTGCGCGTGGACTTCAATGTGCCTCTTGAAGAGAAAGATGGTGCCATGGTGGTGACGGACGACACTCGCATCAAGGAGACGCTCCCCACCCTGAACTACCTCATCGAGAAGGGCGCACGCGTCATTCTCGCCAGCCACCTCGGCCGCCCGAAGGGCAAGCCGGACCCCAAGCAGTCCCTCAAGCCCGCCGTCGCCAAGCTTTCCGACCTTCTCGGAAAGCCCGTCGCCTTCGCGGATGACTGCATCGGCAACGAAGCCAAGTCCAAGGCGCTCGCCCTCAAGGACGGCGAAGTCCTGGTGCTGGAGAACGTGCGCTTCCACGCTGGAGAAGAGAAGAACGACGCCGCCCTGGCCAAGTCCCTCTCCGAGCTGGCTGAGGTGTATGTGAACGACGCCTTCGGCTCTGCCCACCGCGCCCACAGCTCCACCGCCGGTGTGGCTGATTTCCTTCCCGCCGTCTCCGGCCTCCTCATGGAGAAGGAGCTGGCCTACCTGCACGACGAGCTGGAGAACCCCGAGCGCCCCTTCGTGGTGATCCTCGGCGGCGCCAAGGTGAATGACAAGATCGAGGTCATCAACCGCCTGCTCGACAAGGCGGACACCATCATCATCGGCGGCGGCATGGCCTACACCTTCCGCAAGCTGGTGCAGGGCATCTCCATCGGCAAGAGCCTGTACAAGCCTGACTGGGAACCGATCGCACAGGCCGCCATCGACAAGGCGAAGAAGAACGGCGTGAAGCTCCTCATCCCCGTGGACGCCCTCATTACGGACGCCTTCGACTTCGACGCCAAGAAGCTCGGCGAGACCAAGTACACCGGCGTGAACGAGAGCATCCCGGACGGCTGGGAAGGCGTGGACATCGGTCCGGAATCCGTAAAGCTCTTCGCGGAAGAGGTTTCCAAGGCCAAGACCGTGGTGTGGAACGGCCCCATGGGGGTCTTCGAAATCAAGACGTCTGCCAAGGGCACCTTTGACATCGCCGAGGCCGTGGCCGCGAACTCCGGCGCCAAGACCATCATTGGCGGCGGCGACAGCGTGAAGGCCGTGAAAAAGGCCGGCGTGGCAAACAAGGTCACTTTCATCTCGACCGGCGGCGGGGCGAGCCTCGAACTACTGGAGGGCAAAGAACTGCCCGGAGTTGCTGCGCTACAGGACAAATAA
- a CDS encoding sugar isomerase domain-containing protein, translating into MPASSPALRFLEASERLLTRARAQESQIQQAADWFAETILKGQMVHVFASGHSRIMVEEMWPRYGSFPGFNPIVELSLTFHNLVVGANGQRQAMFLENVSGFAARILRNFALQEGDCALVISSSGCNVVPVEIAEEFQKRGVRVVALISQEHSDASTSRHRDGKKLQDFADLVLDTGAPIGDAMVKIDNLETPVAPGSTVGGCLIINAIKAEVADRLTKAGHPPKVLTAGAVCGAEKATALFEAAYDEHARRISRYYAGLGV; encoded by the coding sequence ATGCCCGCCTCCTCCCCCGCCCTCCGCTTTCTCGAAGCTTCCGAACGCCTTCTCACCCGCGCCCGCGCGCAGGAATCCCAGATTCAGCAGGCGGCGGACTGGTTCGCGGAGACCATCCTGAAGGGGCAGATGGTGCACGTCTTCGCCAGCGGGCACAGCCGCATCATGGTGGAGGAGATGTGGCCCCGCTACGGGTCCTTCCCGGGCTTCAACCCCATCGTGGAACTCTCCCTCACCTTCCACAATCTCGTGGTCGGCGCGAACGGCCAGAGGCAAGCCATGTTCCTGGAGAACGTCAGCGGCTTCGCGGCGCGCATCTTGAGAAATTTCGCCCTGCAGGAAGGGGACTGCGCCCTCGTCATCTCCAGCAGCGGCTGCAATGTGGTGCCCGTGGAAATCGCGGAGGAGTTCCAAAAGCGCGGCGTCCGCGTAGTCGCGCTCATCAGCCAGGAGCACAGCGATGCCAGCACCAGCCGCCATCGTGATGGCAAGAAGCTCCAGGACTTCGCTGACCTCGTGCTCGACACCGGTGCGCCCATTGGAGACGCCATGGTAAAAATCGACAACCTCGAAACGCCCGTGGCTCCCGGTTCCACGGTGGGAGGTTGCCTCATCATCAATGCCATCAAGGCCGAAGTCGCCGACCGTCTCACCAAAGCCGGACACCCTCCCAAGGTCCTGACCGCCGGAGCCGTCTGCGGTGCAGAAAAAGCCACTGCACTCTTCGAGGCCGCCTACGACGAACACGCCCGCCGCATCAGCCGCTACTACGCTGGCCTTGGGGTCTAA